Proteins from a single region of Primulina tabacum isolate GXHZ01 chromosome 5, ASM2559414v2, whole genome shotgun sequence:
- the LOC142544959 gene encoding uncharacterized protein LOC142544959, with protein MFLAYETCIDGFRRMRKVISVDGTFLKCKYRGCLLVATSQDGDFHQFPIAWAIVDSENNDSWTWFLQRLKDFINDDPSLVIISDRHISIINVVRTVYEHASHVHCSWHLSQNLKRVSGGKGGIDLFMKTAYAYKVSEFDELYGCLKERYPNIASYLEMHSSPDKWSRAYSPSAIYNIMTTNGVESINAKLKTEREMPIVALLDAIHKLTSKWFNKHRNAAGSATTTFTPSIEAILRANFTLSQRLKASQLNAFEYLVYGDGKDEVVNLSDRSCRCRVFQIDKIPCAHAIAAIYGAKLDLYDFFSPYYSSQMWALAYDDTIYPVPIANEWKIPDHFKYNVLPPDVKRKRGRAQKERIPSIGEFGRKRTKKCGVCHESGHCRKKCPKRQTDV; from the coding sequence ATGTTTCTAGCATACGAGACATGCATCGATGGATTTCGTAGAATGAGAAAAGTTATATCTGTCGATGGaacatttttaaaatgcaaatatAGAGGTTGTTTACTTGTTGCTACATCCCAAGATGGTGACTTTCATCAATTTCCTATAGCATGGGCCATTGTTGACTCTGAGAATAATGATTCATGGACTTGGTTTTTGCAGAGGTTGAAGGACTTTATTAATGATGATCCTAGCTTGGTAATCATTTCAGACAGACATATATCTATTATTAATGTTGTTCGTACTGTATATGAGCATGCATCACATGTACATTGCTCGTGGCATCTTTCACAGAACCTTAAAAGAGTGTCTGGTGGAAAAGGTGGGATTGATTTGTTTATGAAAACAGCATATGCATACAAAGTGTCTGAATTTGATGAGTTGTACGGATGTTTGAAAGAGAGGTATCCCAACATTGCATCGTATCTTGAAATGCATTCATCTCCTGACAAATGGTCTAGAGCTTATTCCCCTAGTGCTATATACAATATAATGACGACAAATGGGGTAGAGTCAATAAATGCAAAACTTAAGACTGAAAGAGAGATGCCTATTGTAGCATTGTTGGATGCAATTCATAAATTAACTTCAAAGTGGTTCAACAAGCATCGAAATGCAGCAGGTTCAGCTACGACGACATTTACTCCATCGATAGAGGCTATCTTGAGAGCTAATTTTACATTGTCACAACGGTTAAAAGCATCTCAACTCAATGCATTTGAGTATCTAGTATACGGTGATGGGAAGGATGAAGTTGTTAATTTATCTGATAGATCTTGTAGGTGTCGAGTGTTTCAAATTGATAAAATTCCATGCGCTCATGCAATTGCAGCAATTTATGGGGCAAAATTAGATTTGTATGACTTTTTCTCGCCCTACTACTCATCACAAATGTGGGCCCTCGCTTATGATGATACCATATATCCGGTGCCCATTGCAAATGAATGGAAAATTCCAGATCATTTTAAATACAATGTACTTCCCCCGGATGTCAAGAGGAAACGTGGTAGAGCACAAAAGGAAAGAATTCCTTCTATTGGGGAGTTTGGTCGGAAGCGAACTAAAAAATGTGGTGTATGTCATGAATCTGGCCATTGCCGAAAAAAATGCCCTAAGAGACAAACTGATGTGTAG